One Thermofilum pendens Hrk 5 DNA segment encodes these proteins:
- a CDS encoding VTT domain-containing protein, whose protein sequence is MHPLLAWLLSIARGVGGYLGIFVISILGNLIPFIPIPYLVAVYLYAAYVPGSNPFLVGVVSGVGAGVGKLLVYLFSRGGARLFMSQESRERFEKIGKMLGNYGAIAVFLFAVTPSPDDAIIIPLGMMGYHPLKFFAAVTAGKIIISIATAFAGKAVFQLAGENFLESLATSIALFVVVMLLIYLLDWEAILSDLGSKGARGFLEDLRREGFSKYMKYRTSAR, encoded by the coding sequence ATGCATCCGCTACTGGCATGGCTGCTAAGCATAGCTAGAGGCGTGGGGGGCTACCTGGGCATATTCGTCATATCCATCCTGGGAAACCTCATCCCATTCATACCCATACCGTACCTAGTAGCCGTTTACCTCTACGCCGCCTACGTGCCCGGCTCTAACCCGTTCCTCGTAGGCGTGGTGAGCGGTGTGGGAGCGGGCGTTGGAAAGCTCCTCGTTTACCTGTTCAGCCGGGGAGGGGCACGCCTGTTCATGAGCCAAGAGTCGAGAGAAAGGTTCGAGAAGATAGGGAAAATGCTCGGTAACTATGGAGCAATAGCGGTATTCCTATTCGCTGTAACGCCATCGCCGGACGATGCAATCATAATACCGCTGGGAATGATGGGGTACCATCCCTTGAAGTTCTTCGCAGCCGTTACGGCAGGCAAGATAATAATCAGCATAGCCACGGCATTCGCGGGGAAAGCGGTCTTCCAGCTAGCCGGGGAAAACTTCCTCGAAAGCCTAGCCACTTCAATAGCGCTCTTCGTCGTAGTGATGCTTTTAATCTACCTTCTAGACTGGGAGGCCATACTGAGCGATCTTGGAAGCAAGGGGGCGAGAGGCTTTCTGGAAGACCTGCGCAGAGAAGGTTTCTCGAAATACATGAAGTACCGCACGAGCGCGCGCTAA
- a CDS encoding metallophosphoesterase: MNLPEDVEILGRKYKLSLTPEELKRLLEESKKVLSSDPPLVEVKGKRVLFVGDTHGDVESTINAFREAADVYVFLGDYVDRGRYQLENIVLLLQVKRDNRERIVLLRGNHETRSMNMVYGFLRVVITRYGERMYDLFEEVFSQMSYGALVNREVLAVHGGIPKGLSRVEEIQSLKKEQEPSDPRTFQLLWNDPDEGITGFEPSPRGEGIYLFGEDVARRFLDENGLKLLVRGHEPVQEGVKFLFGERVATVFSCRYYGITPTALLLDGEERRRIRLDEGKR, from the coding sequence GTGAATCTCCCAGAAGATGTCGAGATCCTTGGGAGAAAGTACAAGCTTTCCTTGACTCCTGAAGAGCTGAAAAGGTTGCTGGAGGAAAGCAAGAAGGTTCTATCCTCTGATCCACCTCTGGTGGAGGTAAAGGGGAAAAGGGTTCTATTCGTTGGAGACACGCACGGCGACGTAGAGAGCACAATCAACGCGTTTAGAGAGGCAGCAGATGTCTACGTGTTCCTCGGCGACTACGTGGACAGGGGTCGTTACCAGCTTGAGAACATAGTTCTTCTCCTACAAGTGAAGCGGGACAACCGTGAAAGGATCGTTCTCCTCAGGGGGAACCATGAGACAAGGTCTATGAACATGGTGTACGGGTTTCTACGCGTCGTAATTACGAGGTACGGCGAGCGTATGTACGATCTCTTCGAAGAAGTATTCTCGCAGATGAGCTACGGAGCCCTGGTAAACCGCGAGGTTCTCGCTGTTCACGGAGGAATACCCAAGGGGCTATCCCGGGTCGAGGAAATCCAAAGTCTCAAGAAAGAGCAGGAGCCCTCAGACCCCAGAACTTTCCAGCTACTATGGAACGACCCAGACGAGGGAATCACCGGGTTTGAGCCAAGCCCTAGAGGTGAGGGTATCTACCTCTTCGGGGAGGACGTCGCGAGGCGCTTTTTAGACGAAAACGGGTTGAAGCTCCTCGTACGCGGGCATGAGCCTGTTCAGGAGGGTGTGAAGTTCCTCTTTGGCGAAAGAGTTGCGACCGTGTTTAGTTGCAGGTACTACGGCATAACTCCCACCGCCTTGCTTCTCGACGGGGAAGAAAGAAGACGTATTCGCCTGGATGAGGGAAAACGTTGA
- a CDS encoding anaerobic ribonucleoside triphosphate reductase — protein MTEIVQQKKSLVRDLEESYLAGIDWERNENANHNVSYSNFRNYLFEKLVKSKEVLSEYLPPLAIEQHYRGDIHIHKLPDSLWIPYCAGWSYKKILQLGLKTPTIISAPARHFDTAVAHLVNFFFMGAQEWTGAQAVSAFDLFVAPFAEGDGLSKERIKQTLQGMLFELNYPARAGYQSPFTNITLVMDTSKDMLEGEAIVAGKKAGSLGDYIEKALAVDEALFELYAEGDAAGQPFTFPIPTIMLTKNFDWNGRRWGELTDKIFTALSRKGSAYLLNGYASNVEALYAMCCRLTIDVNHVMGKSGNGSPSFSLKLSRADEEDAFEKFMKSRENSRTYGIWALPDATGSIGVVTLNLPRLAALSKGEWPLFEELLDSLLKNARDVLLTWRKRYEKTLAAGLMPLTKTYLGHFNHHFNTIGVIGLPEAAANFMRNPKVWFEGGVGELQEAVEIEKKMVSLIRERASELEERDGYLYNVEEIPGESTGYKLALADLQLFKEEHARGEVLIPSDGKAPFYSNSVVPYYADVPMYQRAIWEGYVQQEFTGGVMMHLFLHEQPDPKALRNLVYRIATNTKVVYFSITPTITVCRKCGRSTTGYLDGCPHCGSSEVEHWSRIVGYYRPVSNWNPGKKAEFKLRVTY, from the coding sequence ATGACGGAGATTGTGCAGCAAAAGAAATCCCTGGTTAGAGATCTAGAAGAGTCGTACCTCGCTGGTATAGACTGGGAGAGGAATGAAAATGCTAACCACAACGTCAGCTACAGTAACTTTAGGAATTACTTATTTGAAAAGCTCGTGAAGTCTAAGGAAGTCCTCTCCGAATACCTTCCGCCTCTCGCCATTGAGCAACACTATAGAGGAGACATCCATATACATAAACTGCCGGACAGCCTTTGGATTCCCTACTGCGCCGGGTGGAGCTACAAAAAGATACTCCAGCTTGGCCTTAAGACTCCGACTATAATCTCTGCCCCTGCCAGGCACTTTGACACCGCTGTGGCACACCTGGTGAACTTCTTCTTCATGGGTGCGCAAGAGTGGACGGGAGCACAAGCGGTGAGCGCCTTCGACCTATTCGTGGCGCCCTTCGCGGAGGGCGACGGGCTCTCCAAGGAGAGGATAAAGCAGACTCTGCAAGGTATGCTCTTCGAGCTGAATTACCCAGCCCGCGCCGGGTATCAAAGCCCGTTCACAAACATCACGCTGGTCATGGATACCAGCAAGGATATGCTTGAAGGGGAAGCCATAGTGGCCGGGAAGAAGGCCGGAAGTCTCGGCGACTACATAGAGAAAGCCCTCGCCGTGGACGAGGCCCTCTTCGAGCTCTACGCGGAGGGAGATGCCGCTGGACAGCCGTTCACTTTCCCGATACCCACCATAATGCTCACGAAGAACTTCGACTGGAACGGCAGAAGGTGGGGAGAACTCACAGACAAGATATTCACGGCGCTTTCAAGGAAGGGATCCGCGTACCTGCTGAACGGTTACGCTAGCAACGTGGAAGCTCTCTACGCCATGTGCTGCAGACTAACGATAGACGTCAACCACGTGATGGGCAAGTCGGGAAACGGCTCGCCGTCCTTCAGCCTCAAACTCTCACGTGCAGACGAGGAGGACGCCTTCGAGAAGTTCATGAAGTCTCGAGAGAACAGCAGGACCTACGGTATATGGGCTCTGCCGGACGCTACTGGGAGTATTGGGGTCGTCACTCTAAACCTGCCGCGCCTCGCGGCGCTCAGCAAGGGCGAGTGGCCGCTCTTTGAAGAGTTACTAGACTCCTTGCTGAAGAACGCGAGGGACGTGCTACTCACATGGAGGAAGAGGTACGAGAAAACACTGGCGGCAGGCCTCATGCCTCTAACAAAGACCTACCTAGGCCACTTTAACCACCACTTTAACACTATAGGGGTGATAGGGCTCCCGGAAGCCGCCGCGAACTTCATGAGGAACCCCAAGGTGTGGTTCGAGGGCGGCGTCGGGGAGTTACAAGAGGCGGTGGAGATAGAGAAGAAGATGGTCTCACTGATAAGAGAGAGAGCCTCGGAGCTGGAGGAGAGGGACGGGTACCTCTACAACGTCGAGGAGATCCCAGGTGAGAGTACAGGCTACAAGCTGGCGCTCGCCGACCTGCAGCTCTTCAAGGAGGAGCACGCCAGGGGCGAGGTGCTGATACCGAGCGATGGGAAGGCGCCGTTCTACAGCAACAGCGTGGTCCCGTACTACGCCGACGTCCCGATGTACCAAAGGGCGATATGGGAGGGGTACGTCCAGCAGGAGTTCACCGGCGGCGTCATGATGCACCTGTTCCTACACGAGCAACCCGACCCGAAAGCGCTACGGAACCTCGTGTACAGGATTGCTACGAACACGAAGGTAGTATACTTCAGCATAACTCCGACGATAACTGTCTGCAGGAAGTGCGGCAGGAGCACCACCGGTTACCTCGACGGCTGTCCTCACTGCGGCTCCAGCGAGGTGGAACACTGGAGCAGGATAGTGGGGTACTACAGACCAGTTAGCAACTGGAACCCGGGTAAAAAAGCGGAGTTCAAGCTAAGGGTAACCTACTAG
- a CDS encoding acetate--CoA ligase family protein, protein MTSESLKPFFDPRGVVVVGASREEEKPGHVIFRVLLENRKKGLLKAPVYGVNPKADYILGEKVFPSVKDIPGEVDLAVIVIPAEHVKRAIEDLGVKGIKAAIIISAGFSEIGRSDLEREVAETAKKHGIRIIGPNCIGVYSPWSGVDTIFLPYTKVLEDGREVLNAPRPSKGFVALISQSGAVGTAALDYMYGEGIGLSHFVSIGNKADVDEVELVEYLGGDDRTRVILLYLENIKRGREFIEVAGKVTLKKPVVVLKAGRTSAGRRAAASHTAALAGVDEVYDAAFRRSGVIRANDIEELFDYAKALAMQPPARGERIGIITDGGGAGVMATDIAEMLGLKVPELQGNARRELEELRERGIFPRYAQLSNPVDLTGSATSEMFVEATRILLESDEVDAVVVLALHQVPGIPDPVKLAREISRLAAGYAKPVVAVDTGWSEAAILERKEFDSMGVPSYPTPERAVKSLSALVRYGKYLSSRGALGRYLQEYLDFKRKNILQMHKNNST, encoded by the coding sequence ATGACAAGCGAAAGCCTTAAGCCCTTCTTTGACCCTAGAGGAGTAGTAGTTGTAGGCGCCTCCCGCGAAGAAGAGAAGCCAGGACATGTAATATTCAGAGTATTACTCGAAAACAGGAAGAAAGGATTGTTAAAGGCGCCTGTCTACGGCGTTAACCCTAAAGCCGACTACATCCTTGGAGAAAAAGTATTCCCCAGCGTCAAGGACATACCCGGAGAGGTCGATCTAGCAGTTATAGTGATTCCCGCCGAACACGTTAAAAGGGCGATCGAGGACCTAGGAGTAAAGGGTATTAAAGCGGCGATTATAATCTCTGCAGGCTTCAGCGAGATAGGTAGAAGTGACCTTGAGAGAGAGGTCGCTGAGACAGCTAAAAAGCACGGTATCAGGATTATAGGTCCCAACTGTATCGGCGTCTACTCTCCGTGGAGTGGTGTTGACACGATCTTTCTACCTTACACAAAGGTTCTCGAAGACGGAAGGGAAGTTCTGAACGCCCCTAGACCCTCAAAGGGTTTTGTAGCGCTAATATCGCAGAGCGGAGCCGTGGGTACAGCGGCACTCGACTATATGTACGGAGAAGGCATAGGGCTTTCCCACTTCGTGAGCATCGGGAACAAGGCAGACGTGGACGAGGTAGAGCTGGTAGAGTACCTAGGAGGCGATGACAGGACGAGGGTTATACTCCTCTACCTTGAAAACATAAAGAGGGGAAGAGAGTTCATCGAGGTTGCCGGGAAAGTTACCTTGAAGAAACCCGTGGTAGTCCTTAAGGCCGGAAGGACGTCGGCAGGACGCAGAGCAGCGGCATCCCACACAGCAGCCCTAGCCGGCGTAGACGAGGTGTACGATGCAGCGTTCAGGAGAAGCGGCGTTATCAGGGCTAACGATATAGAAGAACTCTTCGACTACGCCAAAGCGCTAGCTATGCAACCACCCGCACGTGGCGAAAGAATAGGGATAATCACGGACGGCGGGGGCGCCGGCGTAATGGCCACGGACATCGCCGAAATGCTCGGACTCAAAGTCCCAGAGTTACAGGGCAACGCAAGGAGAGAGCTCGAGGAGCTTAGAGAGAGGGGAATCTTCCCGAGGTACGCCCAGCTATCTAACCCCGTTGACCTCACGGGTTCTGCTACGAGCGAGATGTTCGTCGAGGCTACCCGGATACTGCTTGAATCGGACGAAGTTGACGCCGTTGTAGTACTTGCGCTTCACCAAGTACCGGGTATCCCCGACCCCGTTAAGCTTGCACGCGAGATTTCACGCCTTGCGGCAGGCTACGCTAAGCCCGTCGTCGCGGTGGACACGGGGTGGAGCGAGGCGGCTATACTGGAAAGAAAGGAGTTCGACTCTATGGGTGTTCCGTCTTACCCGACGCCGGAAAGAGCAGTCAAATCGCTAAGCGCGCTGGTCAGATACGGCAAGTACTTGTCTTCTCGCGGAGCGCTCGGGCGTTATCTGCAGGAGTATTTGGACTTTAAACGAAAGAACATTTTGCAAATGCATAAAAATAATTCTACATAA